GGTGCGGCGGTGGCCGCGGATTTCGGCCTCATCTCGGACGCCGCCCAAGCTGATACGGACAAACTCACGCCCCAATGCCCGAGCGATCGATTTCCCCAGCGAGGTTTTCCCGACTCCCGGTGGGCCGACGAAGCAGAGAATCGGGCCTTTCATCTTTTCTTTGAGCTTTCGGACGGCCAGATATTCCAGGATTCGTTCCTTGACCTTTTCGAGGTCGTAGTGGTCGTCATTCAACACCTTGGCGGCAGCCTTGAGATCGAGGTTATCCTTCGATCGTTTGGACCACGGTAATTCGACCATCCATTCCAAATAGGTTCGCACCGTTGCGGATTCGGCGGTGTCCGGGTGCATTTTTTCGAGACGCTTGAGCTGCTTTTCAGTCTCCTTCAAGACCTTGTCCGGCATCTTCGCGTCCTTGATGCGTTTGCGGAATTCCGTGACTTCTTCCGCCCGTTCATCGAGTTCACCCAACTCTTTTTGAATCGCCTTCAGTTGTTCCCGTAGAAAATACTCACGCTGCGTCTTGTCCATCTCGCCTTTGGCTTGCGCCTGGATCTTTTGCTGCATGGAGAGGACTTCGATTTCCTTCCCGAGAATGTCGCTCACCTGGCGAAGGCGGTGAATCGGGTCGGAGATTTCCAAGACGGCCTGGGTGACATCGACCTTGAGGCCGAGATTGGAGGCCACCATATCGGCCAAGCGGCCCGGCTCCTCGAGGTTTTCGATGACGACCATGACATCGGGGATCAAGACTTTCCCGAGGCTCACGATTCGTTCGATCTGTTCCTTCACGGTCCGCATGACGGCTTCCGCTTCAAGCGGCGTGGCCGTCGGCTTCGTATCGACGAGCTTGTCGATCCGAACTGAGTAGTAGGGGTCGGTCTGAATGTATTTGGTGATTTTCGCTTTGGCGATGCCCTGCACCAAAATTTTGATGCGTTCATCCGGCAGCTTCAACATCCGCATGATGATGCCGACGGTGCCGATCGTATGGATGTCTTTTTGCGCGGGATTTTCGACGTCGAGCGCTTTTTGCGTCGCGAGGAAGATCATCCGATTCCCGGCAAGGGCCGCTTCGATGGCCTTGATCGACATGTCGCGTCCGACGAACAGGGGAAGCACCATGTACGGAAAGACGACGATATCCCGGACGGGCAAGAGCGGAAGCTGACCGGGCACTTCAATGTTTTGGGGAGGCTGAATGTCTTGTTCGTTTGGGTCGGTCATGTGCCTGCCTGTTCTTTATCTGACAGGATGCTGAAAAAGTCCGCCAGCGGGCGCACTGGGGCTGGACCGGTGAGAACAGCAGCCTTTTTGAGCATCCTGAAGTTATCCGGCATTCGCGCCTCTGCGGTCCATCATATGGAGCTGAGCGATCTTTCGGGGTTGCGCGTTGAATACGTGTTGAATTGGGTCGAACGATTCGTCCACATTTCAAGAGGGTGACCAACGATCGTTGCCGGAAACCTCGCGACGGAGTGACCACCACGACTGATGGGGTCATCCTCGACGAGTATTCGAGACAGCGTGCATTCTGGTCGAAAGATAGTCGCGGAACTCTGCTCCCAATGCCGGGTTCTTCAACCCAAACTCAACGGTGGCGATTAAAAAGCCCAGTTTGTCTCCGGCATCATGGCGCTGTCCCTCCACCTCAAGCGCATACATCGGAGATTTTCTTGCCAGCGTCCTGAGCGCATCGGTCAGCTGAATTTCTCCGTTCTTTCCAGGAGCGGTTTTCCTCAGGATCGGGAAAATTTCCGGAGGAAGGATATACCGGCCGATCACGGCGAGCGTGGATGGGGCATCGGTGGGCGATGGTTTTTCGACCAAATCCTCGACCCGATGCAGGCCGTGAGCGAGGCGCTTGGGAGTGACGATGCCGTACCGGCTGACGTCCGCCTTGGGAACTTCCTGCACCCCGAGCACCGCCCCATGGCGCTTTTTATAGATGTGGATCAATTGCGCAAGCCCTGGAACATCCGCGTCGATGATCTCATCGCCGAGAATAACGGCGAAGGGTTCATCGCCGATCAGGTGTTGCGCGCACAATACGGCATGCCCCAAGCCGAGGGCTTCGGATTGCCGCACGTAGCAAAAGTTCGCGAGGTTCGAGATCTGTCGGATTTGATGGAGCACCTGACTTTTGCCGGTGCCTTTCAGATTTTCTTCCAACTCGACGGAGCGATCGAAGTGATCTTCAATCGCGCGTTTGCCGCGGCCGGTAATCACGATGATGTCTTCGATGCCGGAGGCCACCGCTTCTTCGACCGTATATTGGATGAGTGGTTTGTCGACCAACGGCAGCATCTCCTTGGGGGAGGCCTTTGTGGCAGGAAG
The nucleotide sequence above comes from Candidatus Nitrospira nitrificans. Encoded proteins:
- the galU gene encoding UTP--glucose-1-phosphate uridylyltransferase GalU — its product is MSRLTVRKAIIPAAGLGTRFLPATKASPKEMLPLVDKPLIQYTVEEAVASGIEDIIVITGRGKRAIEDHFDRSVELEENLKGTGKSQVLHQIRQISNLANFCYVRQSEALGLGHAVLCAQHLIGDEPFAVILGDEIIDADVPGLAQLIHIYKKRHGAVLGVQEVPKADVSRYGIVTPKRLAHGLHRVEDLVEKPSPTDAPSTLAVIGRYILPPEIFPILRKTAPGKNGEIQLTDALRTLARKSPMYALEVEGQRHDAGDKLGFLIATVEFGLKNPALGAEFRDYLSTRMHAVSNTRRG